A segment of the Yersinia rochesterensis genome:
TATCACCTATGGCACAAACAACGAATTTGGTTTTGACTACCTGCGCGATAATATGGCCTTCAGTCCTGAAGAGCGCGTGCAACGCAAACTGCATTATGCGCTGGTGGATGAGGTCGACTCCATCTTGATCGATGAAGCCCGTACCCCACTGATTATCTCTGGCCCAGCTGAAGATAGTTCGGAGATGTATATTCGGGTTAACAAACTGATTCCAAAGCTGATTCGTCAGGAAAAAGAAGACTCAGATAGCTTCCAAGGTGAAGGCCATTTCTCTGTGGATGAAAAATCACGTCAGGTACATTTGACTGAACGCGGTTTGATAAAAATTGAAGAAATGCTGGTAGAAGCGGGCATTATGGAGGAAGGCGAATCTCTGTATTCACCGGCCAACATTATGTTGATGCACCATGTAACCGCCGCTTTGCGCGCCCACGTACTGTTTGCCCGTGATGTTGACTACATTGTGAAAGACGGTGAAGTTATCATTGTTGATGAACACACCGGCCGTACCATGCAAGGCCGCCGTTGGTCAGATGGTTTGCATCAGGCGGTTGAAGCAAAAGAAGGCGTGGAAATTCAGAACGAAAACCAGACGCTGGCTTCCATTACTTTCCAAAACTACTTCCGTCTCTATGAGAAACTGGCCGGTATGACCGGTACAGCGGATACCGAAGCATTCGAATTTAGCTCGATTTACAAACTCGATACCATTGTTGTGCCAACTAACCGCCCTATGATCCGTAAAGATCTGGCAGATTTGGTCTATATGACCGAACAAGAGAAAATCGGCGCAATTATCGAAGATATCCGTGAGCGGACTGCGAACGGCCAGCCGGTGTTGGTGGGTACCATCTCGATTGAAAAATCCGAAGTGGTCTCTGCTGAGTTAACTAAAGCGGGCATTGAGCATAAAGTTCTGAACGCCAAATTCCACGCAATGGAAGCGGAGATCGTTTCTCAAGCGGGTCAAGCGAGTGCAGTAACCATCGCCACTAACATGGCGGGTCGTGGTACCGATATCGTGTTGGGGGGGAGCTGGCAGAGTGAGATTGCTTTGCTGGAAGATCCAACTGAAGAGCAAATTACTGCTATCAAAGAGGCATGGCAGATTCGCCATGATGCGGTGCTGGCCTCAGGTGGCCTGCATATCATTGGTACCGAGCGCCATGAGTCACGCCGTATCGATAATCAGCTACGTGGTCGTGCGGGTCGTCAAGGTGATGCCGGTTCTTCACGCTTCTACCTGTCAATGGAAGATGCTCTGATGCGTATTTTTGCCTCTGACCGTGTGTCTGGCATGATGCGTAAATTAGGGATGAAGCCGGGCGAAGCTATTGAGCACCCATGGGTAACTAAAGCTATCGCCAATGCGCAACGTAAAGTTGAAAGCCGCAACTTCGATATTCGTAAGCAATTACTTGAATATGATGATGTCGCCAGCGACCAACGTCGGGCTATCTACAGCCAGCGTAATGAGCTGTTGGACGTGTCTGATGTGAGCGAAACCATCAATAGCATTCGTGAAGATGTATTCAAAACGGTTATCGACAGCTACATTCCAACCCAGTCACTGGAAGAAATGTGGGATATCGAAGGCTTGGAACAGCGTCTGAAAAATGATTTCGACCTGGATATGCCAATTGCTCAATGGTTGGAAGATGAGCCACAACTGCACGAAGAAACATTACGTGAACGTATTCTTCAAAGAGCAATTGAGGATTATCACCGTAAAGAAGAGGTTGTTGGCTTCGATATGATGCGCAGCTTCGAAAAGGGTGTGATGTTGCAAACGCTTGATTCCTTGTGGAAAGAACACTTGGCGGCGATGGATTATCTGCGTCAGGGGATCCATTTACGTGGCTACGCGCAGAAAGATCCTAAACAGGAATATAAGCGTGAATCTTTCGCAATGTTCGCGGCAATGTTGGAATCACTGAAATATGAAGTGATCAGCGTGTTGAGCAAAGTACAAGTGCGGATGCCTGAAGAAGTTGAAGCACTGGAAGTACAACGTCGCGAAGAAGCCGAACGTTTGGCTAAGCAGCAGCAACTCAGCCACGAATCTGATAACAGTGCGCTGATGTCGCAAGAAGAAGCCAGTGTTGCAGCTAGCCTTGAGCGCAAAGTTGGGCGTAATGATCCGTGCCCATGTGGTTCAGGTAAGAAATACAAACAGTGCCACGGTCGCCTGCAATAATATTTTAGGTAATGATTAGCATTGATGATGAGGGCGGCTTAAAAACCGCCCTTTATTTTGACCTTTTTTGTCCATCTATTTTAGGACGGATTATTTTAGAACAGATAA
Coding sequences within it:
- the secA gene encoding preprotein translocase subunit SecA; this encodes MLIKLLTKVFGSRNDRTLRRMRKVVELINRMEPEVEKLTDAELRAKTDEFRERLAKGAVLETLIPEAFAVVREASKRVFGMRHFDVQLLGGMVLNERCIAEMRTGEGKTLTATLPAYLNALSGRGVHVVTVNDYLAQRDAENNRPLFEFLGLSVGINLPNMAAPAKRAAYAADITYGTNNEFGFDYLRDNMAFSPEERVQRKLHYALVDEVDSILIDEARTPLIISGPAEDSSEMYIRVNKLIPKLIRQEKEDSDSFQGEGHFSVDEKSRQVHLTERGLIKIEEMLVEAGIMEEGESLYSPANIMLMHHVTAALRAHVLFARDVDYIVKDGEVIIVDEHTGRTMQGRRWSDGLHQAVEAKEGVEIQNENQTLASITFQNYFRLYEKLAGMTGTADTEAFEFSSIYKLDTIVVPTNRPMIRKDLADLVYMTEQEKIGAIIEDIRERTANGQPVLVGTISIEKSEVVSAELTKAGIEHKVLNAKFHAMEAEIVSQAGQASAVTIATNMAGRGTDIVLGGSWQSEIALLEDPTEEQITAIKEAWQIRHDAVLASGGLHIIGTERHESRRIDNQLRGRAGRQGDAGSSRFYLSMEDALMRIFASDRVSGMMRKLGMKPGEAIEHPWVTKAIANAQRKVESRNFDIRKQLLEYDDVASDQRRAIYSQRNELLDVSDVSETINSIREDVFKTVIDSYIPTQSLEEMWDIEGLEQRLKNDFDLDMPIAQWLEDEPQLHEETLRERILQRAIEDYHRKEEVVGFDMMRSFEKGVMLQTLDSLWKEHLAAMDYLRQGIHLRGYAQKDPKQEYKRESFAMFAAMLESLKYEVISVLSKVQVRMPEEVEALEVQRREEAERLAKQQQLSHESDNSALMSQEEASVAASLERKVGRNDPCPCGSGKKYKQCHGRLQ